Proteins encoded together in one Pseudomonas sp. ADAK13 window:
- a CDS encoding alpha/beta hydrolase — MPLDPDLEGFLELAQMGRLTGKSQPMHALSVEQARREFEQTSAILDPSPPGSVAVTALTVTARDGRALPARLYRAPGTAQLPVIVYFHGGGYVVGSLDSHDSICRRLAASGQYAVFAPTYRLAPEARFPIAVNDTLDAANWLAEQAGNLQLDNRRMALAGDSVGATLATVLAITAVKAPQQLAFKPWAQLLFYPVTDTSRQRDSHRQYAEDYLLETATLKWFYQHYCPDAQQRLDWRVSPLLAEGLTALAPAYISLAQYDPLYDEGQAYARLLAASGTAVSLHVQPGLTHDFLRMNGITTAVAGIYEEVLSWLGEQR, encoded by the coding sequence ATGCCCCTGGACCCTGATCTCGAAGGCTTTCTGGAACTGGCACAGATGGGTCGCCTGACCGGCAAAAGCCAACCCATGCACGCGCTGAGTGTTGAACAGGCACGACGGGAGTTCGAGCAGACCTCGGCGATTCTCGACCCCAGCCCGCCGGGTTCGGTGGCGGTCACTGCGCTGACGGTCACCGCCCGCGATGGCCGTGCATTGCCCGCCCGCCTCTACCGGGCGCCGGGCACGGCGCAACTGCCGGTGATTGTGTATTTCCACGGCGGCGGCTATGTCGTGGGCAGCCTCGACTCCCACGATTCCATCTGCCGCAGGCTCGCGGCCAGCGGTCAGTACGCGGTGTTCGCCCCCACTTACCGCCTGGCGCCAGAGGCGCGCTTCCCAATAGCCGTGAACGACACGCTCGACGCTGCCAACTGGCTGGCCGAACAAGCCGGCAACCTGCAACTGGACAACCGCCGGATGGCCCTGGCGGGTGACAGTGTGGGCGCGACGCTGGCGACGGTATTGGCGATCACCGCAGTGAAGGCACCGCAACAACTGGCGTTCAAACCCTGGGCCCAGTTGCTGTTTTACCCGGTCACCGATACCTCGCGGCAACGGGATTCCCACAGGCAATATGCCGAGGACTACCTGCTGGAAACCGCCACGCTGAAATGGTTCTACCAACACTATTGCCCGGACGCCCAACAGCGCCTCGACTGGCGGGTCTCGCCGCTGCTGGCCGAAGGGCTGACAGCACTGGCACCGGCCTATATCAGCCTGGCCCAGTACGACCCGCTGTATGACGAAGGGCAGGCCTATGCCCGGTTGCTGGCAGCGAGCGGCACCGCCGTCAGCCTGCATGTGCAGCCGGGGCTGACCCATGACTTCTTGCGCATGAACGGGATCACAACCGCCGTTGCCGGTATTTATGAGGAGGTTTTGAGCTGGTTGGGGGAACAGCGCTGA
- a CDS encoding non-ribosomal peptide synthetase, protein MSTAQQGIVDPGLALLIEQQQHLDAREQGASWGDLAHCLKLDIRGQLDPLRLQHALDSLALRHEALVAQFAPVSGYHGLRQRVVAAEAVSLTLWPEVGSPQQVSARQQQWLQQPLPPFGALLQRLETDHWQLLVGVARYAADAATLALIQQELLAAYGQQGFEEDEPGQFSQYLEWRGEVIFDEDADTAKAYWQQYLQGPEPLVSGPDLPYRLTPGGTAPAERLSVPLDQALLARLATSGQPLDVLMQAAWWILLARISGRETFLAGWRHDARQDYDFFSHSLGLFEKTLPLAIRIDPASTLRDLVASVAAQLDQHRTWQEYWTPLSFPQQARPAISFGRRRVSAPREVAGLVWAGSDLPAGVPEFELALQLEVAANGESQGVSLDFNPACYTPQAVEILLAQYRQLLHSIADNPQETVARLNLLDAAEKSWLLALNPPPQAMDASLLLPQRIAGWAHQTPQAMALAHAGQTLSYAELEARTAQLSAELLRQGAGAGSIVGLALPRSVELVVAMLATWRAGAAYLPLDPQWPAARQAEIARHAAASLILAAQAPSPGDPMASLKVLNLAGLSLDAPVTIAASVQARDVAYVLFTSGSTGQPKGVVIEHGALLNYTAGSSQQLGLSACRHFAFSSTVAADLGNTALFGALYNGATLHIADDATLQDPQGFAGFLRDHRIDCLKIVPSHLAALLEAQSAVLPGTLVLGGEAIGAGLVQRIHQLRPDCRVFNHYGPTEATVGVMVHALLPGDDVTHGVPLTQVLPGNQVFVLGADAQLLATGELGELFIGGRQLCRGYLNAEADADAFIHSPLVGGERLYRTGDLARYRVGGGVQLSGRRDHQVKVRGFRIELAEIEAQLLRLPEVSEAVVVLVQEEPQAFVVLRAAMDESVLTHLKTQLVQRLPAAMVPRLILSLERMPRLPNGKVDRKALQNTQPVVSRAVYVAPRDALEALLSTRMAQLVGLERLSIDEDFFAAGGHSLLVIKLVAGIRKLLQCEIHPGVVFDHPSVAELARVLRERESVAGQLEKIAQARLRLDAMSPEEKAALMEKARQLQQG, encoded by the coding sequence ATGAGTACTGCACAACAGGGAATCGTGGACCCAGGATTGGCGCTGCTGATCGAGCAGCAACAACACCTGGACGCTCGGGAACAGGGGGCGAGCTGGGGCGATTTGGCCCACTGCCTCAAACTGGATATCCGCGGCCAATTGGACCCGTTGCGTCTGCAGCACGCCCTGGACAGCCTGGCACTGCGGCACGAAGCATTGGTGGCGCAGTTTGCCCCTGTCAGCGGTTATCACGGACTGCGTCAGCGGGTCGTGGCGGCTGAGGCGGTAAGCTTGACCCTGTGGCCCGAAGTGGGCTCGCCGCAGCAGGTGAGCGCCCGTCAGCAGCAATGGTTGCAGCAACCACTGCCGCCGTTCGGCGCGTTGTTGCAACGCCTGGAAACGGATCATTGGCAACTGCTGGTCGGCGTGGCGCGTTACGCGGCCGATGCCGCGACCCTGGCCCTGATCCAGCAGGAGTTGCTGGCAGCCTATGGGCAGCAAGGGTTTGAAGAGGACGAGCCCGGGCAGTTTTCCCAGTACCTGGAATGGCGCGGCGAGGTGATCTTCGATGAAGACGCAGACACGGCCAAGGCTTACTGGCAGCAGTATTTGCAAGGCCCCGAGCCGCTGGTCAGCGGCCCCGACCTGCCGTACCGCCTGACACCCGGCGGCACCGCACCGGCCGAGCGTTTGAGCGTGCCGCTGGATCAAGCCCTGCTGGCTCGTCTGGCCACGTCGGGACAGCCGCTGGACGTATTGATGCAAGCCGCCTGGTGGATACTGCTGGCGCGCATCAGTGGTCGTGAGACGTTCCTGGCCGGCTGGCGGCATGACGCGCGCCAGGATTATGATTTCTTCAGCCACAGTCTGGGCCTGTTCGAGAAAACCTTGCCCCTGGCGATTCGTATCGATCCGGCGAGTACCTTGCGTGACCTGGTTGCGAGCGTGGCGGCGCAGTTGGATCAGCACCGTACCTGGCAGGAATACTGGACGCCCTTGTCGTTCCCGCAGCAGGCCAGGCCAGCAATCAGCTTTGGCCGCCGACGGGTTTCGGCGCCGCGTGAAGTAGCAGGGCTGGTCTGGGCCGGCAGTGACCTGCCGGCGGGCGTGCCGGAGTTCGAGTTGGCACTGCAGCTGGAAGTCGCCGCGAATGGTGAGTCTCAGGGCGTGTCACTCGACTTCAACCCTGCGTGCTACACCCCGCAAGCCGTCGAGATCCTGTTGGCCCAATACCGTCAACTGCTCCATAGCATTGCCGACAATCCGCAAGAAACCGTTGCACGCTTGAATCTGTTGGATGCCGCCGAAAAAAGCTGGCTGCTGGCGCTCAATCCGCCACCGCAAGCGATGGATGCATCGTTGCTGTTGCCGCAGCGTATCGCCGGTTGGGCGCATCAGACGCCGCAGGCGATGGCCCTGGCCCATGCGGGCCAGACCCTCAGCTACGCCGAGCTTGAAGCCCGCACCGCGCAGTTGAGTGCCGAGTTGCTGCGTCAGGGCGCAGGGGCAGGGTCGATCGTCGGTCTGGCGTTGCCGCGCTCAGTAGAACTGGTCGTCGCGATGCTTGCCACCTGGCGTGCGGGTGCGGCCTACCTGCCGCTGGACCCGCAATGGCCAGCGGCGCGCCAGGCCGAAATCGCCCGGCATGCCGCCGCGAGCTTGATACTGGCGGCACAAGCGCCGAGCCCGGGCGACCCGATGGCCTCGCTCAAGGTCCTCAACCTCGCGGGGCTGAGCCTTGATGCACCGGTGACAATCGCCGCATCCGTGCAGGCGCGGGACGTGGCCTATGTGCTGTTCACTTCCGGCTCCACCGGGCAGCCCAAGGGCGTGGTGATCGAACATGGCGCGTTACTCAACTACACCGCGGGCAGCAGCCAGCAATTGGGCCTGTCTGCCTGCCGTCACTTTGCTTTCAGCTCCACGGTAGCGGCCGACCTGGGCAACACCGCCTTGTTCGGCGCGCTGTACAACGGTGCGACCCTGCATATCGCTGACGACGCGACCCTGCAAGACCCGCAGGGCTTTGCCGGGTTCCTGCGAGACCACCGCATCGATTGCCTGAAAATCGTGCCTTCCCATCTGGCTGCCTTGCTTGAGGCCCAGAGCGCTGTGTTGCCTGGCACGCTGGTGCTGGGCGGTGAAGCAATCGGCGCAGGCCTGGTGCAGCGGATTCATCAACTGCGCCCCGACTGCCGAGTGTTCAATCATTACGGTCCTACCGAAGCGACGGTGGGGGTGATGGTGCATGCGTTGCTGCCCGGTGACGACGTGACCCATGGCGTCCCGCTGACACAGGTGCTTCCCGGCAACCAGGTATTTGTACTCGGTGCTGATGCGCAACTGCTGGCGACGGGCGAACTGGGCGAGTTGTTCATCGGTGGCCGCCAACTGTGCCGGGGCTACCTGAATGCCGAGGCTGACGCCGACGCATTTATCCACAGCCCGCTGGTGGGCGGCGAGCGCCTGTACCGCACCGGCGACCTGGCCCGTTATCGGGTCGGCGGGGGCGTGCAGCTGTCTGGCCGCCGTGATCACCAGGTCAAGGTACGGGGGTTTCGCATTGAACTGGCGGAGATCGAGGCACAGTTGCTGCGTTTGCCTGAGGTCAGCGAAGCGGTGGTGGTGCTGGTACAAGAGGAGCCGCAGGCGTTCGTGGTACTGCGAGCAGCGATGGATGAGAGTGTACTGACTCACCTGAAAACCCAACTGGTTCAACGCCTGCCGGCGGCCATGGTGCCGCGCCTGATACTGAGCCTCGAACGCATGCCGCGCCTGCCGAACGGCAAGGTTGACCGCAAGGCCTTGCAGAACACTCAGCCGGTGGTTTCCAGGGCGGTTTACGTAGCGCCACGTGATGCGCTTGAAGCGTTGTTGTCTACGCGCATGGCCCAGTTGGTCGGGCTGGAACGGCTGAGCATCGATGAGGACTTTTTTGCTGCAGGTGGGCATTCCTTGCTGGTGATCAAACTGGTGGCGGGTATTCGCAAGCTGCTGCAATGCGAGATTCATCCCGGTGTGGTGTTTGATCACCCAAGCGTGGCGGAACTGGCGCGGGTGCTGCGTGAGCGTGAAAGTGTCGCGGGGCAGTTGGAGAAGATTGCCCAGGCGCGTTTGCGCCTGGATGCAATGAGTCCTGAAGAGAAGGCCGCGCTGATGGAAAAGGCTCGCCAGTTACAGCAGGGATAG